The sequence agattttagcAAACTCTCCACATGAAAACTTTGGTTATGATGTGGCTTTATCTGaggaataaaatgtgttttaaaaaagtcatttactttgatgaagaaaaaaaaaacaatgtttggctagtcacatatatttatataagtatatCCCAGGATAGCGCGgttgagtgaatgtggtctggattCTGTAGATGAGGGTCATTGTGTCAGAGATGCTGTAGAAAGACAGGATTCCTGCTccgtgatccacatacactcctattctacagGAGCTGGAGACCACAGGGAGATCAGACTCTTTGTAATTGTGCTAAATGGCTATTAACAAATTATCAAATgaaatcactatcaacaaaattcatagatggattgtgcgtaaatgttaagtttaaatataacattttaatatagaaatattaaatgattgcaaaaatgaaataagctacttttttaaatatgaaactacaaccgCCAGTAAGTGGCAGCAAAGTGACTTTTCAGCAAGTTAGTGAGTTCAGtcaactgatttgtttaaaaagctgattcatttaactttgcaaatGACTGTACTTATAGCCTGATTGAATCATTTCATTTGCTGGCCCGTGTAacgctgaggaacaaaacactgttgttCAAAGACACAGCAGATCTgctgtttgttctattttttttctgttgcagcAAAACGTAATTTTGTGTCAGAAAGTCACTCAGTAAGTTCTTGATTGTTGTACATTTGCGATCATGCAGATATTCGGGGGAAAAACAGGACTCTTATTTGTGTGATAGGCTAAGTCccatagacataataaatatttattatgtctatgcTAAGTCCTATATCATAGGCatagctatgttataaaaacagaaactcataaaaaaaaacaggactcttGTTTGTGTGATGGGCTGTGTGTAATGTCAGTAAGACAAGAGGGAGCgctcaaaactcatcagatgatgcataatttagtggaacattaatatagtaatatagaaacatcctctgtaaagaaatgaggtgtgaacatttgagaatttatcATTTTCTTTCTAAAAGTGCGCTCTTTGGGGCTAAAAGCATAATGGAGCTGTTTAAAGTAGCCATGTGATAACAAACCGATCGGTGCAGACGCGATTCAATAATGTTACGTGTCCTtcttctatgtgaaataatcataaataccagtttatgctgtttgattgtgGCCTCGAAGGTCGTAGTTGTAAGCTGTAGCCCCGGCTGGCATGTTTAGATCTTGCGTGTGCAGTGGAAATACAGCTAATAATTTCTGAATTCATGGCATATAACGAATAAATCAAACAAACGTAAACGTGCAAAGGcggggcccatgggctgcagcccactcaAGCTCAATGGTAAGTCCGCTCATGGCAGCATCAATGCAAAAAAGTTAATGTACAGCCATGATATGATATTTATTGCTTTtactggagaaaaaaagagaaaaataatagataataaaattGGTGTCTTATCTCCATCTTGCCACTAGAGGCAACGCTGACCAACAAACACATTAGGCTACTATGTTTACAAAATTAGTGTTTAGTGATGTGATCATCACTAGACACTAATTttgagaacaacaaaaaaaagaggtgaggtgatgtgacatacagccaagtatggtgacccatacttagaatttgtgctctgcatttaacccatccaaagtgcacacacaccgtgaacacacacccggagcagtgggcagccatttatgctgcagcacccggggagcagttgggggttcggtgccttgctcaagggcacctcagtcatggtattgccatcctgtgactcgaacccacaaccttagggttaggagtcaaactctctaaccattaggccatgacttcccctggCCTAGTTTAcataactgacaaaaaaaaaaaaggaatttctatgtgtttcctaaaaaataaaaaaagtacatccGTCTCCTTGTTCCTGTTTCCTATCTAATCTCTCTCCTATATGTTGCTGGTTCATTAATATTCAACATACGATTACCATACTGGgcagaaatgcaaatttaaaaagtagCCTACTAATATCTATTAAGTTCAGGATATCTTTGGTCTAAAAAgttactagtaactaaaaaataagtactagttctATTTTTCTTAACAAGAAGAGTATAGTCACTATGGTCCTTTCTCATatttctgggtttctcagcagcggaagtagTCATAGTTGGGTTGACTTGAaatgcagtgaatgggagagtaccacaaatatattttttgtattcacatttgctcaaatagcaaaagaaaaactccacgatagtgttttcatgactttcagtaaaaggatttacgatgctgatgaccgttGAACGCGTCAtaacagtcttgtgaaaagggtccattggaataagcactagtatctaataaataagatTTAGTAACTTAACAAAAGACACTAATACCTAAAGAATAAACACTAGTGGCTAAACAATAAGCACTAATAGCTATATAAAGCACTAGTAACTAATGAATAATTACTATAACTTAATGAAAAGaaactagtatctaaaaaataagtaggCCCTACTAGTCGCATGAAAATagagattaaatgttaaaacggctttgcatagagagagagagagatggggcatgtcacatttattataaatataatgcaaaaaaaataaatctgtttagcCAAAGCGTCTGTGATGCTGTGATGTTATGATTGAAAATGATGAATGTGAGAggcaaaaccaaataaaatttaaaatcttcTTGAGAAGACTGACACCTAGAGGACATTATTATTTGAAACTCTGCTGTTGCACAGGTCTCTCAAACACACAACCAGGAAACACTTAACCATGAGAAGAGTGACATATGGAGTGATAGACCACTGTATGTGCCTGTGTGTGCTTGCAGTAATGGCAGAAAGCAGTATTTTATGGGCTCAGGATCAGTTCAGTTGTCCGATCTGTCTGGATCtactgaaggatccagtgaccatcCCCTGTGGACACAGCTACTGTATGAACTGCATCACAGACTGCTGGAATCAAGATGATCAGAAGAGAGtttacagctgccctcagtgcagacagaccttcactCCAAGACCTGCTTTAAACAAGAATGTGGTGTTTGCTGaaatggtggagaaactgaagaagatcGAAGTCCAAACAGCTCGCCCTGCTCCCAGTTACGCTGGACCTGGAGATGTGGAGTGTGACGTCTGCACAGGGAGAAAATACAAAGCTGTCAAGTCCTGCCTGTTGTGcctgaactcttactgtcagtGTCACCTAGAACAACATGACAGTTTCTTTAAAGATAAGAGACACAATTTGATAAATGCCACTAGTCGACTCAAGGAGATGATCTGCTCTCAACACGACCGACTGCTGGAGGTTTACTGTCGCACAGACCAACAATGTATTTGTTTGCTGTGTACAATAAATGAGCATACAAGTCATGACACAATTTCAGCTAAAGCAGAGAGGACAGAGAAGCAGGTATGAACTGAGAGCACATTTGGCTATGTAAATGCTAGTGACAGGGCCGTCCTTAGCTTGACACGGGGCTTGCTAGTGATGTATATGTTAATAATGCTAGACTATTTCTTTCATGGACTGCAAAAAGTGACTTTTAAAGCtataaaaaaggacattttttcaagtcaatttgtaaattaaaattatatgggtttgaagcatgaaggtgaataaatggttatagaagtttcatttttgggtgaactttaggGAGGATTGTTGATTACTGGTATCTGTTACAGAAACAGCTGTCAGACATTCAAAGAAAGCTCCAGAAGAGAATCCacgaaagagagaaaaatattcaGGAGCTGAAAGAAGCTGTGAAGACACATATGGTGAGTTTTATGCTTTTTAGAGAAACGTTgagaaatgtttccattttttagGACTTCAGTCAGTCATTGAAGAGCCCAATGCTGTGAGTTTCCAGTCCCAGTGTAGCTCAGTAAGTGAATGCTCTGATTGTCTGTGTcgtaacagcgctctgcacaggcagcagtggaggacagtgagaggatctttactgaactgatccgctccattgagagaagacGCTCTGAGGTGATACAGATGATCAGAGATAGAGAAAAGACTgaagtgagtcgagctgaagaactCTTGAAGCAACTGGAGCAGGAGATTGATGATCTAAGGAAGAGAGACACTGAGCTAAATCATCTTTCACACACAGATGATCACATCCATTTTCTACAGGTAACAGAGATACGGACAAAATTAGAATGATCCTTTCATGTCTTTGCAGATCATGATGATTCAGCCCACTGAATCATAATATTTAAATGGTGATGTATAATTAGCAGATGTTATTCTGGCAGAAATGGTGTCATGATTCAAATATGTTATGTACCCGTAACGATCGCTTTAATAAGAGAAGCAATCAGCCTCTTATCTATTTGACTAAACAAATTTTGTTCTTTGTCCCTCTGTAGAGTTTTCAGTCTCTCTCTGTTCCTACTGAATCCACAAAAAACATCAATGTCAGTTCTCTCCTATCTTATGATGATGTTGGTGAATCTGTCTCTATGCTAAGAGAGAAACTTGAGGACCTCTGCAACGAGGAGATGCACAAGATATCTGGTAGAGGTAAAGTACTAGAAATGTATTCACTTTAAAGGAGTGAAAtatccaataataataaacaaaaacaagctgAGATAACATAAGTGGAATTGATTGAATATTGCTTGTACATGTGAATTACACAATATATGTCTGTTGGTTTCGTTAGTGACATGCATGGAGATTGTTGCCACATCAGAACTCAAGATCATAGATGAATTCTTGCAATGTAAGTATTATAACAAAAAGCATTCACAAACTGTCAGACATTTATGAACAAAGGCAACACATCACCACACTTCTAAGTcttctttactgtaatttttttctgttccaACCAGATTCCTGCCAGCTCACCCTGGATCCGAACACTGCACATAAATATCTCCGTCTGTCTGAAGGCAATAGAGTGGCTACATTTACTGCGGCTGATCAGCAGTATCCTGTTCATCCAGACCGATTTCATGGTTTttctcaggtgttgtgtagagagagtgtgtgtggacgctgctACTGGGAGGTGGAGTGGAGTGGGGTGGCTGGTGTGGGAATCTCAGTGTcgtataagagcatcagcaggaaagGAGAGGGTGATGATTGTGTATTTGGatttaatgatcagtcctggagatTGTCCTGCTCTGACTCCAGTTATGCATTCAGACACAATCAGAAAGAGATTAAACTCCCTGTGGTCTCCAGCTCCcatagaataggagtgtatgttgATCACAGAGCAGGGattctgtccttctacagcgtctctgacacaatgacccTCATCTACAGAGTCCAGACCACATTTACTCaaccgctctatcctgggtttgcCATCAATTTTGAATCAAGAGTGAAACTGTTGTCTTCACAAATTCTATGAATAATAGTGGCATATTTAGCATCATGATAAAGGGGATGGGTAttgcagacctgccaacctgtacgcattttgcgtagcggctacgcattttggcctcaaagtacgctggtacgatttgtcacCTTTAAACTACGCAAAAATCTAGTGACGCCCCTGTCCATgcgcagtattcaaaacaagcaacagaaaaagatgaagagttcaaccaatcagagcgtttttttatttgttttgcttttaaataatttctctcctagtagcctatagtttatGGTTTCAGTTCAAAGCGGCTCGCGCTCACcccgtcagatgctctgacagaaaggctgtgtGTGTGGCTGACGGAGACGCGCAGTTTAATGTGTtggagatgtgctgttttccataTAACTGAATGCTTATTGAGTAGTTGATGGTAGGTGCCATTGCAGTTAACTTGCCTAATCTTTAACGACACTGATTCTCTTTACTAATTGGTCCAATAGGGATTTTTGATGACCTACATTGCTAATAATTATGTGTGTAGATGGATTTTATTTTGGAATTATACAGTAGCTATACCAGACTCATATTTGCACTTGCAACTTCTGATTGTCATATGTCCCCATTTAAAAGGACTGTGCTGCACAGTTACTGCCATTTCCCTAACTAACTTTCAAAGTTCCAACTGCAATGGCACCTACCATCAACTACTCAATAAGTACCTTGGTCCATGTTTATACCCCCCAACTTGAGAAAACGAGGTCATGGTAAGAATgtttggttgagtgcatcagacaagactaTGAAGTGCTGCAGTAGCCTCTAGTTTTAGaagttattacacatgcacctgaataattCTGTATGCaaatatgtatgttacaattatgaaaacatttttataataaattgctgacagtacaatactggaTAATGATATTATCTGCAAAATgtacacttcaattatgagactacagtgtttcccatTCATTGAGTGCGGGTATTTTTATATAACTGTGTTTCTAAAGGTAACCGTGACTGTCTTAAGAAaattggatgtcattttcatttaatcttgcatgtaatgtccGGCAGCCTCCCactctctcttgtgaagccaacacggaagtgacttaaactgcaattcattgactggccgctagaggctggctacaaaagggagtcaatcccaaaGACTCccaatgttaaaatgcccaactttacagcagaaaaaacatgtttacggcctggttcaaaaaatgtttttggtctatatagctaattttgcccttcatgacaactgttaggggggtgaattttttttttttataacttatccatttaaattatatttaaagttaaagttctgcataattaagggcgtggcaacttgagtgacaggtggattgtcgctgctgtcaccaccatcgcgataggtgggcgtggtttcagcaaccaacTCCCACCTTTCTGaccatttttgattatccaggagtgacgcGCGGTgatgtgctgccaagatggcgatggtcAGCTCCgcctactttaggcttcaaaaacactctttggaaacctacgggtgacgtcacggacacaacgtccatgttttttacagtctatggtaatgtctgataaagcagtgttttttgAAAGGAGCGCTGCTatgtgtacagccgttaccgggaAAACCTCGATCACTacaacagcgcctcctgctggcagagaattaattCGACCTATATATGCCGCCTGGGAAACATACCACATTTACTCAAAGGCTTCATCGGGGGTTTGGCATAACCCATGgctcatcagtgaaactgtgtccTTCAGCAGTATAGATGAAGTAGAGCttctacaaatatattaaatgtagtgTACATCTAATGACAGTAACATTATATCAAGACAATGGTTGACTGTGTATCATTTTGCCTTTTGCAACATTTCTTTCAAGACAAGAAATCCTCCAAATGGAGCCTAAAGTAACAATTGGACTCTACATTAATGATGACCCCACACCTCAAGAGAAAAGACCCTGGGAGCAGGCACACCCTCTTCAGTAAATACCCATAAAAAATGTCCATAAACTCTTAAAAACTTGAGTACCTTTGAGTTTACTTCTTTGGGGATGAGACCTttgtaccagttgcactgagacatttcaaacgATGTCAAACATGTAAAGTAGGCTATAGTAATTGTTCACAAAAAGCATAGATTTTGGTTGATCTCAGCATGAAGAACAGAAAAGAGAGAGTGAAGGGAAAGAAATGCAGATGAGACAATACTGAGGTGTGATCTACTCAGTGTGATTGCATCTCGGATAAGGATGCTAATTTTGCAAGAACGTATTCAAATGTTAATTTCCAGAAAAGTCGCTTGTTTTCTTGAAAAGCATGCCTCTCTGGATCCAGACAGCTTGGCACAGTAGTTCAGAAACCTACAGGctattagtgaaagtgaaaaaaagtgacatgacatacagccaagtatggtgacccatacttagaattcgtgctctgcatttaacccattcaaagtgcacacacacagcagtgaacacacacacagagcagtgggcagccatttatgctgcggcacccgggagcagttgggggttcggtgccttgctcaagggcacctcagtcgtgttattgccggcccgagactcgaacccacaaccttagggttaggagtcaagctcTCTTACCcataggccacgacttccccaaatattaatagaaaagagagagtaTGCTAGGAATGTGTAtttgattgcttttttattttcagaatgacTCGTGGAATGtagaaaacaatacaataaatagaGACAGAGCCACGCCCACACCGTAACgctctccattgactttctatTGAGGGAAGCTGCCTCCTTGTAATTTCTGACTAATAACAAAAATAGAGCAATGCCTAAAAGCTGCTGTGTGACAAGGTGTACAAtaaataaacgaaaaaaaaaaaaacagaactacgGTTTATACGTTGGGTCGTTCATTTGGATCATTTCTCAAACAAAAGGAACGCTAGGAATAGACCAATAAAATGTAGTTTCTTAATATATATTCTCTTTatagaagcctgtttccgccactgaataaaaaaggtTAGTGCGacattttatatcacaattctgattttttttttcacagaattttgagaaataaagtcgcagctgcgagttataaagtcagaattgcatatataaacttttttttttcctcgcaattgcgagtttatatctctcaattctgactttttttctcagaattgtgtgatacaaactcgcaattgcgagttaaagTCCAGTTGAGGGGGTTGGGGGTGCTAATATGTCTCACAAttggagtttatatctcacaaatttgACTTAATAACTCgcaattgtgtgtttatatcacacagaattgtgagataaaaagtcgcaattgccattgttattttttattcagtggcggaaacgggttTCTATGTAGCAGGCGTTCGTATTACACGTAATGACGTACATCCGAGTTCATGGGTGACGGAGTCAACAAGGGGCCAAAGGCGTGATATTTTGACGCGGAATGCAGCGCTGGTAAAAACTActaagtatactttttttttttttattgctctgcATGTCATCATCACATTACGCGAGCACTGTACCCaggcagtgtgttttttttttctgttttttcaccGCGCTTGCTGCGTATTCTCAGGTAGGCTGGTGTTTTTATCAGCCCGTCTGCAAACAAATTCGTATAAACGGAAAAACGAGTGAACAAGCTGGTTGAGAAGGCCAAATAGCGATTGTCGGAGCTTTCGAAGGCGTGGGACGCTGCGTCGGCTTTTCTTAGGAGCTTAAACAAGACGAAGATATACgggccttgttttttttttttttttttttttttttttttttttgtagaagtaataataatattagattagTGTTGGGAAAAGGAGGTGATATTGGAGGCCTATGGCGTCAGGGAGTGGAaggggtgatgatgatgatgatggtggtgggtGTTGCATACAGTGGTTAAGGAAAAGGGGGGTTCTAAGAGGGAGGCATCAAGTGAAAGACCTGAAATGTCAGGAGATGAAGGAAATAAAGTTAGGAGAACAGGAAGTTCTGAAGAGTTAGTGGTGCTGTTTAAAGTCAAGGGAGCTAACCAAGGAGATGCAGGATTCAGAGCAATTAATCCATTAAAGGTAACTAATGCTTTGGAGAATCAGATAGGAAAGGATTTTCAGGCTAAGATATTATATAATGGAATGTTAAGAGTTTGTTGCAAAAGTAGGAAACAGTATGTTGATGCTAGAGGTGTGGGGAAGTTGGTGGTTAAGGTGGAGACTTTGGTCCCAAGAGGAAGCAAGCAGGGTGTCAAAGGAGTAGTATATGGAATGTTTGCTGGCTTATCTGAAAAGGaaattttagaaaatgttaagGGAGCCCAAGTAACTGATGTGGTAAGATTTAAGCGTAGAGATGGAGCTGGGGATCCGCCCATCCTGTTAACGTTTAAAGATGGTGTACTGCCACAAAGAGTGTTTCTAGGGAGTATGGCTTATTATGTAAGGGAGTACATTAAACCACCGTTGCGCTGCTATAATTGTCAGAAGTTTGGGCATGTTGCTGGGTCATGTCGGGGAAaaagaaagtgtgcaaagtgtgGTGGAGATCATATAATACAAAATTGTAAGTCAGAGACTCCTAAGTGCCCTAACTGTGATGGGGTTCATGCAGCAGGGTTTCACGGTTGTGTGCACTTTGTTCAAGCTAGGCGGGTGCAGGTTGTGAGGGATCAGAACAAGGTAACATATGCAGAGGCGGTTCAAAGAGTGGCTAGAGAAAGTGGAAATGGGAGTTCTGGTGAAAGAGAGGTACTAGGAAGCCAGGTTCCTATGTCAAATCTGCCATCTGTATCTTCATCTGACAAGTTAATTTTTAGTAAGGagtcatttttgtcttttgtttctgATGTATTGGTAGGAACTAAGAAAGCAGCTAACCGGTCGGATGTCATTAGGTTAGTGGTGGGGGCGGCTGAAAGGTATCTGAGTATAAAACAGTTGCCAGAAAAGTTGCATCAATACATGATGGAGAGTCAGTGTATAAACAGATCACAGATGTTGAAGGCTAGCAGTATGGAAGACGTTTGTGAGGTGGATGATGAGGATCCTCATTAGTATTTTAATGTGGTATATTCTTCAATGGAACGCCCGGAGTTTGATAGGAAATGGGCAGGAGTTAAAAAGGTTTGTAGATGATTTTAAAGAAGTACCAGATTTTGATATGTGTCCAAGAGACATGGCTAAAGCCctgtt is a genomic window of Cyprinus carpio isolate SPL01 chromosome B2, ASM1834038v1, whole genome shotgun sequence containing:
- the LOC109076698 gene encoding tripartite motif-containing protein 16-like is translated as MCLCVLAVMAESSILWAQDQFSCPICLDLLKDPVTIPCGHSYCMNCITDCWNQDDQKRVYSCPQCRQTFTPRPALNKNVVFAEMVEKLKKIEVQTARPAPSYAGPGDVECDVCTGRKYKAVKSCLLCLNSYCQCHLEQHDSFFKDKRHNLINATSRLKEMICSQHDRLLEVYCRTDQQCICLLCTINEHTSHDTISAKAERTEKQKQLSDIQRKLQKRIHEREKNIQELKEAVKTHMRSAQAAVEDSERIFTELIRSIERRRSEVIQMIRDREKTEVSRAEELLKQLEQEIDDLRKRDTELNHLSHTDDHIHFLQSFQSLSVPTESTKNINVSSLLSYDDVGESVSMLREKLEDLCNEEMHKISGRVTCMEIVATSELKIIDEFLQYSCQLTLDPNTAHKYLRLSEGNRVATFTAADQQYPVHPDRFHGFSQVLCRESVCGRCYWEVEWSGVAGVGISVSYKSISRKGEGDDCVFGFNDQSWRLSCSDSSYAFRHNQKEIKLPVVSSSHRIGVYVDHRAGILSFYSVSDTMTLIYRVQTTFTQPLYPGFAINFESRVKLLSSQIL